A window from Primulina huaijiensis isolate GDHJ02 chromosome 11, ASM1229523v2, whole genome shotgun sequence encodes these proteins:
- the LOC140987683 gene encoding syntaxin-32-like codes for MTGTFRSKRRQNGLKTFMFKNVSCFIFIDWCDQIDDFILFTVVAKRTSVFDDPTLEIQEITSVIKQDITALNSAVVELQLLSNSHNETGNTSSDTTSHSTTVVDDLKNRLMSTTKEFKEVLTMRTENLKVHENRRQLFSSSTAKNPANPFVRQRPLAAKSAASTSAPPLPWASETQSTSQLFTKNQVDGEAQPLLQQQQNQQQQQMVPLQDIYMQSRAEALQNVESTIHELGNIFNQLATLVSQQGEIAIRIDENMDDTVANVEGAQGALLKYLNSISSNRWLMIKIFFVLIFFLMIFLFFVA; via the exons ATGACTGGAACTTTTAGGTCCAAAAGGAGGCAGAATGGCCTTAAAACCTTTATGTTTAAGAATGTCAG TTGCTTTATATTTATTGATTGGTGTGATCAAATTGATGATTTCATCCTTTTTACCGTAGTGGCGAAGAGGACTTCAGTTTTTGACGATCCCACCTTGGAAATCCAGGAGATAACATCTGTTATTAAGCAAGATATAACTGCACTTAACTCTGCTGTAGTAGAACTCCAGCTTCTCAGCAATTCACATAATGAAACGGGGAATACATCCAGTGATACCACCAGTCATTCTACCACAGTCGTAGATGATTTGAAAAATCGATTAATGAGCACCACAAAGGAGTTCAAGGAAGTTTTGACCATGCGAACAGAG AACTTGAAGGTTCATGAAAACAGAAGGCAGTTATTTTCTTCTTCTACTGCCAAGAACCCTGCAAATCCTTTTGTTCGCCAGCGTCCGTTGGCTGCAAAGTCTGCTGCCAGTACCTCTGCTCCCCCTCTTCCTTGGGCTAGTGAGACGCAATCTACATCTCAACTGTTCACAAA GAATCAAGTAGATGGGGAGGCTCAGCCATTGTTGCAGCAGCAGCAGAACCAACAACAGCAGCAGATGGTTCCATTACAAGACATCTACATGCAGAGTAGAGCAGAGGCTCTTCAAAATGTAGAATCCACAATTCACGAGCTGGGCAATATCTTCAATCAGCTGGCTACTTTAGTTTCCCAGCAAGGAGAGATTGCTATCAG GATTGATGAAAACATGGATGACACAGTGGCAAACGTGGAGGGCGCTCAAGGAGCTCTGCTCAAGTATCTCAATAGCATCTCATCAAATAGATGGCTGATGATCAAAATATTCTTTGTATTGATTTTCTTTCTGATGATTTTCCTTTTCTTCGTGGCATGA
- the LOC140988940 gene encoding T-complex protein 1 subunit eta, producing the protein MAAMMQPQIILLKEGTDTSQGKPQLISNINACMAVADVVRTTLGPRGMDKLIHDEKGNTTISNDGATIMKLLDIVHPAAKILVDIAKSQDSEVGDGTTTVVLLAGEFLKEAKPFIEDGVHSQNLIRSYRTAAHLAIEKIKELAVSIEGKSLEEKKSLLAKCAATTLSSKLIGGEKEFFASMVVDAVLAIGNEDRLNMIGIKKVPGGTMRDSFLVNGVAFKKTFSYAGFEQQPKKFVNPKILLLNIELELKSEKENAEIRLLDPLQYQSIVDAEWNIIYDKLDKCVKSGAKIVLSRLAIGDLGTQYFADRDIFCAGRVAEEDLQRVAAATGGTVQTTVNNVIDEVLGSCDLFEERQVGNERFNIFSGCPSGQTATIVLRGGADQFIEEAERSLHDAIMIVRRALRNSTVVAGGGAIDMEISRCLRQHARTIAGKSQLFINSYAKALEVIPRQLCDNAGFDATDVLNKLRQKHALPSGEGGAYGVDINTGGIADSFANFVWEPAVVKINAINAATEAACLILSVDETVKNPKSESAQGDAAASAMGGRGRGGAAFRGRGRGMRRR; encoded by the exons ATGGCAGCCATGATG CAACCCCAAATCATACTGCTTAAGGAAGGGACTGATACATCTCAGGGGAAGCCACAATTAATAAGCAACATAAATGCCTGTATGGCTGTTGCAGATGTTGTCAGGACTACTCTTGGTCCAAGAGGCATGGACAAGTTGATCCATGATGAGAAAGGGAACACCACCATCTCAAATGATGGAGCCACCATAATGAAGCTTCTTGATATTGTACATCCAGCTGCAAAGATCCTTGTAGATATTGCTAAGTCTCAAGATTCTGAG GTTGGTGATGGGACCACCACAGTAGTTTTACTTGCAGGAGAATTTTTGAAGGAAGCCAAGCCTTTTATTGAAGATGGAGTTCATTCTCAAAACCTTATCCGGAGTTACCGCACAGCTGCTCACTTG GCAATTGAGAAGATAAAAGAATTAGCTGTTAGCATAGAGGGAAAAAGTTTAGAAGAAAAGAAGAGTTTACTGGCCAAATGTGCTGCCACAACACTATCCTCTAAGCTCATTGGCGGTGAAAAGGAATTTTTCGCATCCATGGTGGTAGATGCCGTCCTTGCCATAGGGAATGAAGACAGGCTAAATATGATAGGAATCAAAAAG GTCCCTGGAGGTACAATGAGAGATTCTTTTCTTGTGAATGGTGTTGCCTTCAAAAAGACATTTTCATATGCTGGATTTGAGCAGCAaccaaaaaaatttgtaaatccCAAGATACTTTTGCTAAACATAGAATTGGAGCTAAAAtcagaaaaagaaaatgcaGAGATAAG GTTGTTAGATCCATTACAGTATCAATCAATTGTAGATGCAGAATGGAATATCATCTATGACAAGTTGGACAAGTGTGTGAAGAGTGGAGCTAAAATTGTGCTGTCACGGCTCGCTATTGGGGATCTTGGGACACAG TATTTTGCAGATCGTGATATATTTTGTGCGGGTCGTGTTGCTGAAGAAGATTTGCAGCGGGTTGCAGCAGCAACTGGTGGAACCGTGCAGACTACTGTGAACAACGTCATTGATGAG GTTCTGGGATCTTGTGACCTATTTGAGGAGAGGCAAGTTGGAAATGAGCGGTTTAACATATTTAGTGGATGTCCATCTGGTCAGACTGCTACAATTGTTCTTCGTGGTGGAGCAGACCAG TTTATCGAGGAGGCTGAGCGAAGTTTGCATGATGCAATTATGATTGTTAGAAGGGCCTTGAGAAACTCAACTGTAGTTGCTGGTGGGGGTGCTATTGAT ATGGAAATAAGCCGATGTTTGAGACAACATGCTCGCACAATTGCTGGGAAGTCTCAGctatttataaattcatatgcaaaAGCCCTTGAg GTTATACCCCGCCAACTCTGTGATAATGCTGGTTTTGATgcaactgatgttctgaacaaGCTGAGACAGAAACATGCTTTACCATCTG GTGAGGGTGGAGCTTATGGCGTAGACATCAATACTGGTGGAATAGCTGATTCGTTTGCCAACTTTGTATGGGAACCAGCAGTTGTGAAG ATTAATGCTATAAATGCTGCGACTGAAGCAGCTTGCTTGATCTTAAGTGTCGATGAAACGGTGAAAAACCCCAAG TCCGAGAGTGCTCAAGGAGATGCTGCTGCTAGTGCCATGGGTGGCAGAGGCAGAGGTGGAGCTGCTTTCCGTGGTCGTGGACGGGGAATGAGGAGACGATAG
- the LOC140987682 gene encoding histone-lysine N-methyltransferase, H3 lysine-9 specific SUVH5-like — translation MHKQREKSRQPKEGSKRIDLRPQIKSKTEGKEFTRARFWEKHLEVGNELRYRLELAGSVGIHRLYQNDIDSIKLNGKMSVAVTNIVASGAYADDIESGDDLIYSGQGGNVVEKDKEPEDQKLEKGNLALKNSISANTRSGSRCSWMEGEDC, via the coding sequence ATGCACAAGCAGCGGGAAAAGTCGAGGCAGCCCAAGGAAGGCTCTAAAAGGATTGACCTTCGTCCGCAAATCAAATCAAAGACAGAAGGAAAAGAGTTTACACGGGCAAGATTTTGGGAGAAGCACCTGGAGGTGGGCAATGAGTTGCGGTACAGACTGGAGCTTGCTGGATCTGTTGGTATTCATCGTCTATACCAAAATGACATAGATTCGATCAAACTTAATGGGAAGATGTCAGTTGCTGTCACTAATATTGTTGCTTCTGGGGCTTATGCTGATGACATAGAGAGTGGTGACGACTTGATATATTCCGGGCAAGGGGGAAATGTAGTTGAGAAAGACAAGGAACCCGAAGATCAGAAGCTTGAAAAGGGAAATTTGGCGttgaaaaatagcatatcaGCAAATACTCGATCCGGTTCGCGTTGTTCGTGGATGGAAGGTGAAGACTGCTGA
- the LOC140988943 gene encoding LOW QUALITY PROTEIN: transcriptional corepressor LEUNIG-like (The sequence of the model RefSeq protein was modified relative to this genomic sequence to represent the inferred CDS: substituted 1 base at 1 genomic stop codon), translating into MSQTNWEADKMLDVYIHDYLVKRDLKASAQAFQAEGNVSSDPVAIDAPGGFLFEXWSVFWDIFIARTNEKHSEVSASYIETQLMKSREQQQQQQQQQQQQQQQQQSQQPQHPQQQMHMQQLLLQKQAQHQHQQQQQQQQQAQHQQQQQQAQHQHQHQHQHQQQQQQQQQQQQQAQHQQQQQQAQQRREGGHLLNGTANGIVGNDSLMRQNPGTANALATKMYEEKLKLPAQRDSLDDAALKQRFADNVGGLLDSNHASILKPAAAAGQPSGQVLHGTAGGMCPQVQARNQQCPGSTPEIKTEMNPILNPRAAGPEGSLIGIPGSNQSGNNLTLKGWPLTGLDQLRSGLLQQSKSFVQGPQPFHQLQILTPQHQQQLLLAQQNLTSPSTNDAESRRLRMLLNNRSMSMGKDGLPNSVGDVVPNIGSPLQAGILPRTDPDMLMRLKLAQLQQQQQNNNQTQQRLQQLALSGQQPQSSNHNLQQAGIVAGDGSISNSFRGNDQASKNQTGRKRKQSGSSSGPANSSGTANTAGPSPSSAPSTPSTHTPGDVMSMTALPHSSSSSKPLMMFGADNTGTLTSPSNQLWDDKDIVQADMDRFVDDVEDNVESFLSHDDADARDAVGRCMDVSKGFTFTEASSVRASLSKVICCHFSSDGKLLASGGHDKKAVLWYTDTLKPKSTLEEHSSLITDVRFSPSRARLATSSFDKTVRVWDADNPSYSLRTFTGHSAGVMSLDFHPNKEDLICSCDGDGEIRYWSITNGSCTRVFKGGTAQVRFQPRLGRYLAAAAENVVSILDAETQACRHSLKGHTKPIHSVSWDPSRELLASVSEDSVRVWTLRSGSEGDCLHDLSCNGNKFHSCVFHPTYSSLLVIGCYQSLELWNMSENKTMTLAVHEGLIASLAVSTVAGLVASASHDKIVKLWK; encoded by the exons ATGTCTCAGACCAACTGGGAAGCTGATAAAAT GTTGGATGTGTACATTCACGATTATTTGGTAAAAAGAGATTTGAAGGCATCTGCTCAGGCTTTTCAGGCCGAAGGAAATGTTTCATCTGATCCCGTTG CAATTGATGCTCCCGGTGGTTTTCTCTTTGAGTGATGGTCTGTGTTTTGGGATATATTCATTGCTCGGACAAATGAGAAGCACTCTGAGGTTTCTGCATCTTACATTGAG aCCCAATTAATGAAATCAAGAGAAcagcagcaacagcagcagcaacaacaacaacaacaacaacaacaacaacaatctCAACAGCCACAGCATCCACAGCAGCAAATGCATATGCAGCAGCTTTTATTGCAGAAACAGGctcagcatcagcatcagcaaCAGCAACAGCAACAGCAACAGGCGCAGCATCAGCAACAACAGCAACAGGcgcagcatcagcatcagcatcagcatcagcatcagcaaCAGCAACAGCAACAGCAACAGCAACAGCAACAGGCGCAGCATCAGCAACAACAGCAACAGGCGCAGCAGCGTCGGGAGGGTGGCCACCTCCTGAATGGCACAGCTAATGGAATCGTTGGAAATGATTCTTTGATGAGACAAAACCCTGGCACTGCCAATGCACTGGCAACTAAGATGTATGAGGAAAAATTAAAGCTCCCTGCTCAGAGGGATTCTTTGGATGATGCTGCATTAAAG CAAAGATTTGCTGATAATGTGGGTGGGCTTTTGGATTCGAATCATGCCTCAATCTTGAAACCAGCTGCTGCAGCTGGCCAGCCTTCTGG GCAAGTGCTACATGGTACAGCTGGTGGAATGTGCCCCCAAGTGCAAGCTCGAAACCAGCAGTGTCCAGGGTCTACACCA GAAATCAAGACTGAAATGAATCCAATACTGAATCCCAGAGCTGCTGGTCCAGAAGGGTCTCTGATTGGAATTCCTG GGTCCAATCAAAGTGGTAACAATCTGACACTGAAAGGATGGCCGCTAACT GGTCTTGATCAGCTTCGCTCTGGACTTCTCCAGCAGTCAAAGTCATTTGTGCAGGGGCCTCAACCGTTTCATCAGTTACAGATTCTAACACCTCAGCATCAACAACAGCTTCTGCTTGCACAGCAGAATTTAACTTCGCCTTCTACCAATGATGCAGAGAGCAGAAGACTGAGAATGCTTTTAAACAATCGAAGTATGTCTATGGGGAAAGACGGCCTTCCTAATTCTGTCGGTGATGTAGTTCCTAATATTGGGTCTCCTCTGCAAGCTGGCATTTTACCTCGTACAGATCCAGATATGCTAATGAGG TTGAAATTGGCCCAACTACAGCAGCAGCAACAGAACAATAATCAAACACAGCAGCGACTTCAACAACTTGCTCTCTCGGGTCAGCAACCTCAGAGTTCGAATCACAATCTCCAGCAAGCTGGAATTGTTGCTGGTGATGGCAGCATCTCGAATTCTTTTCGTGGAAATGATCAG GCTTCAAAAAACCAGACTGGGAGAAAGAGAAAGCAGTCTGGGTCATCTTCAGGCCCTGCTAATAGCTCGGGAACTGCAAATACAGCTGGTCCATCTCCAAGTTCAGCTCCCTCAACGCCCTCCACCCACACACCAGGTGATGTAATGTCGATGACTGCTTTGCCACACAGCAGCAGTTCTTCAAAACCTCTGATGATGTTTGGAGCTGATAACACCGGTACTCTTACATCTCCATCAAATCAATTG TGGGATGATAAAGACATTGTGCAAGCTGATATGGATCGCTTTGTGGATGATGTTGAAGACAACGTGGAGTCTTTTTTGTCCCATGATGATGCCGATGCCCGAGATGCTGTTGGCCGCTGTATGGATGTTAGCAAAG GTTTCACATTTACGGAAGCGAGTTCTGTTCGCGCCAGTCTTAGTAAAGTTATCTGTTGCCACTTCTCATCAGATGGGAAGCTGCTTGCTAGTGGCGGGCATGATAAGAAG GCCGTTTTGTGGTACACGGACACTTTGAAGCCAAAATCTACTCTTGAAGAACACTCGTCACTTATTACCGATGTTCGTTTCAGTCCAAGCAGGGCACGCCTCGCCACATCTTCTTTTGACAAAACTGTCAGAGTCTGGGATGCGGACAAT CCTAGCTATTCACTTCGTACCTTCACCGGTCATTCTGCGGGTGTAATGTCACTGGACTTTCATCCCAACAAAGAAGATCTTATATGCTCTTGTGATGGTGATGGTGAGATAAGATACTGGAGTATTACTAATGGTAGCTGTACAAGAGTTTTCaag GGTGGCACGGCCCAAGTCAGATTTCAGCCCCGTCTTGGAAGATATCTTGCTGCTGCAGCAGAAAATGTTGTATCTATACTGGATGCAGAGACTCAAGCTTGCCGGCATTCGTTAAAA gGTCACACGAAACCCATACATTCCGTTAGTTGGGACCCGTCTCGAGAGCTCTTGGCCTCAGTCAGCGAGGATTCAGTGAGAGTATGGACTTTAAGGTCTGGAAGTGAAGGCGATTGTTTACACGACCTCAGCTGTAACGGCAACAAATTCCATTCCTGTGTTTTCCATCCTACGTATTCATCTTTGCTGGTTATCGGCTGTTACCAG TCATTGGAGCTTTGGAACATGTCTGAAAACAAGACCATGACTCTCGCCGTGCATGAAGGATTGATCGCGTCGTTGGCCGTATCAACAGTTGCAGGTTTGGTTGCATCTGCTAGTCACGACAAAATCGTAAAGTTATGGAAGTAG